From a region of the Paenibacillus sp. FSL R10-2734 genome:
- a CDS encoding efflux RND transporter permease subunit, protein MKSLINFSLRNKFAIWLLTIIIVFAGLYSGLTMKQETLPNISIPYLSITTIYPGAAPEGVVNDVSKPLEQKLRNVDGVKTITSTSLENASSIQIEFDYGTNLDNATAAVREALNEVSLPDDVQKPSISRFSLSSMPVVSLSLSNGDSEDLEELTRIVENDIRPALEDVEGVASIQISGQYVKEVSLKFNQEKLDQYGLTEDTVKGIIQGSSLRVPLGLFEMDKAQKAVVVDGNVTTVEDLKNVTIPVMPTGATGAAGVGSPGAGATGAAGAGAGSAAGAGAAGGAANMGLPTVKLGELATIEVVGNSESISRTNGKESIGIQIVKANDANTVDVVNGVKDKTEELKAQYKGIDLTILLDQGKPIEDSVNTMLSKAVFGALFAVIIILVFLRNIRSTIISIISIPLSLLIAVLCLRQMDITLNMMTLGAMTVAIGRVVDDSIVVIENIYRRLSLSGEKLKGRELISASTREMFVPIMSSTIVTIAVFLPLALVSGMVGELFLPFALTMVFALLASLVVAITLVPAMAHSLFRNGLKGKKTHSEKPDKLAAGYQKILNWCLSHKLVTFGVAVLLLAGSLFLIKPIGVSFMPSQEDKTVMLTYSPKAGQRTEEVQEQGLKAEKYILAQQHVDKMQYSIGGGGPMGMGGSSNSGLFFIVYDSNTPDFDNVKEKLIEGLTAEVPDGVWGDMSAMMSGGMGGSTLTVNVFGDELDQIKPVADEIAKIVQADTTNFKDGETSLKEAYDQYTIVADQEKLSSLGLTAGQIAMKLAPAGTRPVLTEVEMDGKNYKVYIETDKETYKSIKEMEEATLTSPLGISVPIGQVAKIENGSSPDSITRMDGKMKVDVTAEIISSDVNSASNSVKEKVDAMDLPDGVTVSFGGVTEQINDTFGQLGIAMAAAIAIVYFVLVVTFGGGLAPFAILFSLPFTVIGVLVALLIAGETLNVSSLMGALMLIGIVVTNAIVLIDRVIHKEKEGLTTRQALLEAGGTRLRPILMTALATIGALLPLVSGLENSAGIISRGLGVTVIGGLISSTLLTLVVVPVVYEFLMKFRSKKVID, encoded by the coding sequence ATGAAAAGCTTAATTAATTTCTCGCTCAGGAACAAATTTGCAATTTGGCTTCTGACGATAATTATTGTATTTGCCGGTTTATATAGCGGGCTTACGATGAAGCAAGAAACCTTACCTAATATTAGTATTCCCTATCTTAGCATTACAACTATTTATCCCGGGGCTGCACCTGAAGGTGTCGTAAACGATGTCAGCAAACCTTTGGAGCAGAAGCTACGCAATGTGGATGGTGTAAAAACGATTACCTCCACTTCGCTAGAGAACGCCTCCAGTATCCAGATCGAGTTCGATTATGGTACGAATCTGGATAATGCGACAGCAGCAGTTCGTGAGGCTCTAAATGAGGTCTCTCTGCCAGACGATGTGCAGAAGCCTTCCATTTCCCGTTTTAGCCTTAGCTCAATGCCTGTCGTCTCCCTCAGTTTATCCAATGGGGATTCAGAAGATCTTGAGGAACTAACCCGTATTGTCGAGAACGATATTCGCCCTGCCCTCGAGGATGTTGAGGGTGTTGCTTCTATACAAATCTCTGGACAATACGTCAAAGAAGTTTCACTTAAGTTCAATCAAGAGAAGCTCGATCAATACGGACTCACCGAAGATACGGTTAAAGGTATCATTCAAGGCTCTTCCCTCCGTGTTCCACTAGGACTGTTCGAGATGGACAAAGCGCAAAAGGCAGTTGTCGTGGATGGCAACGTCACTACCGTTGAGGATCTTAAAAATGTGACCATTCCAGTTATGCCAACTGGTGCTACGGGCGCTGCTGGGGTTGGTTCTCCTGGAGCTGGAGCTACTGGTGCTGCCGGAGCAGGTGCTGGAAGTGCCGCTGGTGCAGGCGCTGCTGGCGGAGCTGCAAATATGGGACTGCCAACCGTGAAGCTGGGAGAGCTTGCCACAATTGAGGTTGTTGGGAATTCTGAATCCATCTCCCGTACGAATGGTAAAGAATCAATCGGTATCCAGATTGTCAAAGCCAATGATGCCAATACAGTTGATGTTGTAAATGGCGTGAAAGACAAGACAGAAGAATTAAAGGCACAATATAAAGGTATTGACCTTACGATTCTGCTTGACCAAGGTAAGCCGATTGAAGACTCCGTAAATACAATGCTGTCCAAAGCGGTATTTGGTGCCCTTTTCGCAGTAATTATCATTTTGGTTTTCCTACGGAATATTCGTTCGACGATCATTTCTATCATCTCTATTCCATTATCTCTGCTGATCGCAGTACTATGTCTGCGTCAGATGGATATTACGCTTAATATGATGACCCTTGGAGCGATGACCGTTGCCATCGGGCGGGTAGTCGATGACTCGATTGTAGTCATAGAGAACATATACCGAAGGCTCTCCTTATCCGGCGAGAAACTGAAAGGCCGGGAATTGATCAGTGCATCCACACGTGAAATGTTCGTACCGATCATGTCCTCTACAATTGTAACCATTGCGGTGTTCTTACCGCTTGCTTTGGTTAGTGGTATGGTTGGCGAGCTGTTCCTGCCTTTCGCTTTAACCATGGTCTTCGCCCTGCTCGCTTCATTAGTAGTTGCGATTACCCTAGTTCCTGCCATGGCTCACTCCCTGTTCCGCAATGGATTGAAGGGTAAGAAAACCCACAGTGAGAAACCAGACAAGCTAGCTGCCGGTTATCAAAAAATTCTGAACTGGTGTCTTTCTCATAAGCTCGTTACGTTTGGAGTAGCGGTTCTCCTCCTTGCGGGCAGCTTGTTCCTAATCAAGCCTATCGGCGTTAGCTTTATGCCTTCCCAAGAGGATAAAACGGTTATGTTAACTTACTCACCGAAGGCTGGACAAAGAACTGAAGAAGTTCAAGAGCAAGGCCTGAAAGCTGAGAAATATATTTTAGCGCAGCAGCATGTTGATAAAATGCAATATTCTATCGGCGGCGGCGGCCCGATGGGTATGGGCGGATCTAGCAACTCAGGACTCTTCTTCATCGTTTATGATAGTAATACTCCTGATTTCGACAACGTTAAAGAGAAGTTAATTGAAGGCTTAACCGCAGAAGTCCCAGATGGTGTGTGGGGTGATATGTCCGCCATGATGAGCGGAGGTATGGGTGGAAGCACTCTAACCGTGAATGTATTCGGTGACGAGCTGGATCAGATTAAGCCAGTCGCGGATGAGATTGCCAAAATCGTTCAGGCTGACACCACTAATTTCAAGGATGGAGAAACAAGTCTCAAAGAAGCTTACGATCAATATACGATTGTAGCGGATCAAGAGAAGCTTAGCTCCCTTGGACTTACAGCGGGACAAATTGCGATGAAGCTTGCTCCTGCAGGTACACGTCCAGTACTCACAGAAGTAGAAATGGACGGCAAGAACTACAAGGTCTATATCGAAACAGATAAAGAAACGTATAAGAGTATTAAAGAAATGGAAGAGGCAACATTGACTTCACCACTAGGCATCTCCGTGCCAATCGGGCAAGTCGCTAAAATTGAAAATGGCTCTTCCCCTGACTCGATTACTCGGATGGACGGTAAAATGAAGGTGGATGTCACTGCCGAGATTATTTCGAGTGACGTCAATAGTGCTTCAAACAGCGTGAAGGAAAAAGTAGACGCTATGGACTTACCTGATGGCGTAACGGTCAGCTTCGGTGGTGTAACCGAGCAGATCAATGATACATTTGGTCAATTAGGTATTGCTATGGCGGCTGCTATTGCCATCGTATACTTCGTGCTTGTGGTTACATTTGGCGGTGGATTAGCTCCATTTGCTATCCTGTTCTCACTTCCTTTCACAGTTATCGGGGTACTCGTTGCCCTTCTGATCGCTGGGGAAACCTTAAACGTCTCCTCCCTCATGGGTGCGCTGATGTTGATTGGTATCGTAGTCACGAATGCGATAGTCCTCATCGACCGCGTTATTCATAAGGAAAAAGAAGGACTTACCACGCGTCAAGCCTTGCTAGAAGCAGGCGGCACACGTTTACGTCCAATTCTGATGACTGCACTTGCAACGATTGGTGCATTGCTGCCGCTGGTTTCAGGACTTGAAAACAGTGCAGGGATCATCTCCAGAGGACTAGGAGTTACAGTTATCGGCGGTTTGATCAGTTCCACGTTACTGACACTTGTAGTAGTTCCAGTCGTGT
- a CDS encoding TetR/AcrR family transcriptional regulator, with the protein MSDKTVDKQEQIIKIAMQLFAVKGSSSTSMQEIAELCGISKGSLYLVFKSKEELERSIFLYCYRMIRDPLLREEQETQRTPREKLRNQIEILLSHVYELREFLQRQIQEVAGKGFDTEVPEWLRRNNASFLRWFQVKMETLYGKDIVPYTGDLCIVGHGLIKSYIAVIFRQDTHLSIAVMADHLMNLLDIIVSGLLTSKQAPLINSTILASWMEENEESKRKNPLKLIKEMKAVVSKLKGIESDEIADLLESLNILEGEVLLPHPRKAIIQGMLSNLQVRSELTTELEELRKLVPSLSHHSCVFR; encoded by the coding sequence ATGAGTGATAAAACAGTGGACAAGCAGGAACAGATTATTAAGATCGCCATGCAGTTATTCGCTGTAAAAGGCTCCTCTTCTACGTCCATGCAAGAGATCGCTGAATTATGCGGAATTTCGAAGGGAAGCTTGTATCTAGTATTCAAATCAAAAGAAGAACTGGAACGCAGTATTTTCCTCTATTGTTACCGAATGATTCGTGATCCTTTATTACGTGAAGAACAAGAAACCCAAAGAACACCGCGTGAGAAGCTTAGGAATCAAATAGAAATTCTACTGAGTCATGTGTACGAATTACGTGAGTTCTTGCAGCGTCAAATTCAGGAAGTTGCCGGAAAAGGATTTGATACGGAAGTACCAGAATGGCTACGTAGAAACAATGCTTCCTTCTTACGCTGGTTTCAGGTGAAGATGGAGACCCTTTATGGAAAAGACATCGTTCCTTATACCGGAGATTTATGTATTGTTGGACATGGACTGATCAAATCATATATTGCAGTTATTTTTCGTCAGGATACCCATTTGTCCATTGCCGTTATGGCTGATCATCTTATGAATCTATTGGATATTATTGTATCCGGTCTTCTTACAAGTAAGCAGGCTCCACTCATTAACTCTACTATTTTAGCAAGCTGGATGGAGGAGAATGAAGAGAGCAAGCGTAAGAATCCACTAAAGCTCATAAAAGAAATGAAGGCTGTGGTCAGTAAATTAAAGGGTATAGAATCCGATGAGATTGCCGACTTGCTGGAATCACTCAACATTCTAGAAGGCGAAGTTCTCTTGCCTCACCCACGAAAAGCGATCATACAGGGGATGTTGTCCAACCTCCAAGTCCGCTCAGAGCTCACTACGGAATTGGAAGAATTGAGGAAGCTGGTTCCCTCATTATCACATCATTCATGCGTATTTCGTTAA
- the cls gene encoding cardiolipin synthase: MRRGLQTIIIIGAFIAFYYFGFGIFGSTAGTIISIFSTLTVISISLAIFMENRNPSTTMSWILLLALIPVLGLVFYFLFGQNVFKRRKYDKKAQRDLMAYERIENDALRTHQDWSVFDSSRQKLLLLSKTLARTPISFASETRILTNGEETFGTLLLELRQAKHHIHMEYYIFRADHIGTRIQQILIAKARAGVSVRFMYDAVGSFQLSRSFLKEMSDAGVQVASYGNSTSFFSSRVNYRNHRKIVVIDGDVGFMGGLNVGDEYLSRSKTYGFWRDTHMLVRGEAVRTMQIIFLQDWMHTTGEKILEQDYLTPQLHFMTGDGAVQIIASGPDNERRALKNIFFSMITSAEKSVWIASPYFIPDEDILTAIRVAAISGLDVRLLFPAKPDKWIPFLASHSYFPALLEAGVKIYEYEKGFIHSKLLIVDGEIATIGTANMDMRSFHLNFEVNALLLQTESVTRIVADFERDLLSTTQIVHETFMNKRMVVRMLESAARLMSPLL; the protein is encoded by the coding sequence ATGAGAAGAGGACTTCAAACTATAATTATCATTGGGGCTTTCATAGCATTTTATTATTTTGGTTTTGGTATTTTTGGAAGTACTGCCGGAACGATTATTAGTATTTTCTCCACACTGACAGTCATTTCGATTAGCTTGGCTATTTTTATGGAGAATCGTAATCCTTCTACAACGATGTCATGGATTCTTTTGCTTGCGTTGATCCCGGTGCTGGGCCTGGTCTTCTATTTTCTATTTGGGCAGAATGTATTCAAGCGCCGTAAATATGATAAAAAAGCACAACGAGATCTCATGGCCTATGAGCGGATTGAGAATGACGCTTTGCGTACGCATCAAGATTGGTCGGTTTTTGACTCCTCGCGCCAAAAACTGCTGTTGTTATCCAAGACTTTAGCGCGAACGCCTATTTCCTTTGCTTCAGAAACACGCATTCTCACCAATGGTGAAGAGACGTTTGGGACATTACTGCTAGAGCTGCGACAAGCTAAGCACCATATACATATGGAGTATTACATCTTCCGGGCGGATCACATTGGAACACGTATTCAACAGATTTTGATCGCGAAGGCGCGTGCAGGTGTGTCTGTCCGATTTATGTATGATGCCGTAGGTAGCTTTCAGCTTTCTAGATCCTTTTTGAAGGAAATGAGTGATGCTGGAGTACAGGTGGCTTCGTACGGTAATTCCACCTCCTTTTTCTCTAGCCGGGTCAATTACCGGAATCATCGAAAAATCGTCGTCATTGACGGTGATGTCGGGTTCATGGGTGGACTCAATGTGGGGGATGAATATTTAAGCCGCAGCAAAACTTATGGATTCTGGCGCGACACTCATATGTTGGTTAGAGGCGAAGCGGTACGGACGATGCAAATTATTTTCTTGCAAGATTGGATGCATACTACGGGTGAAAAAATACTGGAGCAGGATTATCTCACGCCACAGCTACACTTTATGACAGGTGACGGAGCAGTACAAATCATTGCCAGTGGACCGGATAACGAACGCCGTGCGCTAAAAAATATATTTTTCTCCATGATCACCTCTGCTGAAAAATCTGTATGGATTGCCAGCCCGTACTTCATTCCGGACGAGGATATCCTGACTGCGATACGTGTAGCGGCTATCTCCGGTTTAGATGTTCGGTTGTTATTCCCTGCTAAGCCGGATAAATGGATTCCGTTTCTGGCTTCGCACTCCTATTTCCCGGCATTGCTGGAGGCTGGCGTGAAGATTTATGAATATGAGAAGGGCTTTATACACTCCAAGCTGTTAATCGTGGATGGTGAAATAGCGACCATTGGTACGGCGAATATGGACATGCGGAGCTTCCATCTTAACTTTGAGGTTAACGCATTGCTGCTTCAAACAGAGAGTGTTACACGAATCGTTGCTGATTTTGAACGGGATTTATTGTCTACCACTCAGATTGTGCACGAGACCTTTATGAATAAACGCATGGTGGTACGTATGCTGGAATCCGCCGCCAGATTAATGTCTCCACTGCTATAA
- a CDS encoding phospholipase D family protein translates to MTSDREQPVQLQTIQDQTHISAPKKRTSSRRRKRVIWAFFILILWLISVMIYQTHKPLPAGISYESPVYKVNNVSFWHDLTYSDGTDTGKQEGEILPRILQIIEESREFLVIDLFLFNDYTHKDQSFPPVSRMLTDKLITQKQAYPEMEIVFITDEVNTNYNSAPNQLLEEMKAAGIRVIMTDVNALRDSTPAYSAVWRTFIQWFGQSGKGHIPNLMASGGPDITARSYLKLLNVKANHRKVFVSENTALISSGNIHDASAYHSNIALEVQGPIIADILQTEQAAINLTDAGPLLLHKPNFTQEKSLPSTEPLEVRYLTEGKIYKYALQDIKSAQKGDTVWMGMFYLADDEILDALVEATSRGAKVNLILDPNQNAFGRDKIGIPNRPVAMDLNKRTNGKISIRWYNTTSEQYHSKLLFIAKQTGSSTVLGGSTNFTIRNLDDYNLENNLWVAMKRDQPLFTEMEAYFNRLWNNEGHEFTLPLEAYQSDVTWFKYILYRLQTNLGFTTF, encoded by the coding sequence ATGACATCAGATCGTGAACAACCCGTGCAGCTACAAACGATTCAGGATCAAACCCATATTTCTGCTCCTAAGAAACGCACCTCTTCACGACGCCGCAAACGAGTGATATGGGCTTTCTTCATTCTCATTCTCTGGCTAATCAGCGTAATGATATATCAGACACATAAACCTCTTCCCGCAGGGATTTCCTATGAAAGTCCCGTATACAAAGTGAATAATGTATCCTTTTGGCATGACCTAACTTATTCAGATGGTACCGACACAGGTAAACAAGAGGGTGAAATTCTTCCAAGAATTCTACAAATCATCGAGGAATCCAGGGAGTTCTTAGTCATTGACTTATTCCTATTTAATGACTATACCCATAAGGATCAGTCATTCCCTCCAGTCAGTCGAATGCTGACAGATAAATTAATTACTCAAAAGCAAGCCTATCCCGAAATGGAGATTGTCTTCATTACCGATGAGGTCAATACCAATTACAACTCAGCGCCCAATCAACTATTGGAAGAAATGAAGGCTGCTGGGATACGAGTCATCATGACCGATGTTAATGCTCTGCGAGATTCTACTCCTGCTTATTCAGCCGTCTGGCGCACCTTCATTCAATGGTTTGGACAATCAGGTAAAGGCCACATCCCCAATCTTATGGCAAGTGGGGGGCCAGATATTACTGCTCGATCGTACCTGAAGCTGCTAAATGTAAAAGCTAACCATCGCAAGGTGTTTGTTAGTGAGAATACCGCACTAATCTCCTCTGGTAATATTCACGATGCCAGCGCCTACCACTCCAATATTGCTTTGGAGGTACAAGGTCCAATTATAGCTGATATTCTCCAGACCGAGCAGGCGGCAATCAATCTTACAGATGCAGGTCCTCTGCTGCTTCACAAGCCCAACTTCACCCAAGAAAAGAGCTTACCGTCAACGGAACCTCTGGAGGTCCGCTATTTAACAGAAGGAAAGATATATAAATATGCGCTGCAAGACATCAAGTCCGCCCAGAAGGGGGATACCGTATGGATGGGTATGTTCTATCTTGCTGATGATGAAATTCTAGATGCGTTAGTAGAGGCTACTTCACGCGGGGCTAAGGTGAATCTGATCCTGGATCCAAATCAAAACGCCTTCGGTCGTGATAAAATCGGGATCCCCAACCGTCCAGTCGCCATGGACCTTAACAAGCGTACGAACGGCAAAATCTCTATTCGTTGGTACAATACAACCAGCGAGCAATATCATTCGAAGCTGCTCTTTATTGCCAAACAAACTGGCAGCTCCACCGTGCTTGGCGGTTCCACCAATTTCACCATTCGCAATCTAGATGACTACAATCTGGAGAATAATCTGTGGGTAGCTATGAAGCGAGATCAGCCACTCTTCACAGAAATGGAAGCCTACTTCAATCGGCTGTGGAATAACGAGGGTCATGAATTCACTTTGCCCCTTGAGGCCTATCAGAGCGATGTGACTTGGTTCAAATACATCCTGTACAGGCTGCAGACCAACTTGGGCTTTACTACTTTTTAA
- the fni gene encoding type 2 isopentenyl-diphosphate Delta-isomerase: MNHTPEEAVPYDANRQPGADHGNGLPTVEASDKKSLLPASNTGERKIEHVRLCLNEEVGGVGVTTGFEHYRFRHNALPELNFDDISLQTTFLEREVRTPLLISSMTGGSAATGAINARLAKAAQHRGWALGVGSVRAAVERSELTATFYVRDKAPDIPVIANIGAVQLSYGFGIEECRRAVDIAGADFLVLHLNGLQEVFQPEGNTGFGSLLSEIEKVCHALEVPVGVKEVGWGIDGDTAARLYDAGVAFIDVAGAGGTSWSQVEKFRSVDPIRRAAAEAFADWGIPTAECITEVRGVSPKGALIGSGGLKHGVDAAKALALGADLAGFGRNLLGPAVDSEEALDAALAQVELELKIAMFGIGAPDLATLRGTSRLIRK; the protein is encoded by the coding sequence ATGAATCATACGCCAGAAGAGGCCGTACCATATGATGCGAATAGGCAGCCTGGCGCGGATCATGGCAATGGCCTACCGACTGTAGAGGCTTCTGACAAGAAGTCTTTATTGCCTGCATCTAATACAGGTGAACGCAAAATAGAACATGTACGTCTTTGTCTAAATGAAGAAGTCGGTGGCGTCGGTGTAACTACGGGGTTTGAACATTACCGATTTCGGCATAATGCTCTTCCAGAGCTGAATTTTGATGATATATCATTGCAGACTACGTTTTTGGAACGTGAGGTGCGTACACCGCTGCTGATCAGCTCGATGACAGGCGGCAGTGCAGCTACCGGAGCGATTAATGCCAGACTGGCGAAGGCGGCGCAGCACCGTGGATGGGCGCTAGGTGTTGGTTCTGTTCGGGCGGCGGTGGAGCGCTCTGAGCTAACAGCAACCTTTTATGTACGGGATAAAGCACCTGATATTCCGGTCATTGCTAATATCGGTGCGGTACAGCTATCCTATGGTTTCGGAATTGAGGAATGTCGCCGGGCTGTAGATATTGCTGGTGCAGACTTTCTTGTACTGCATCTCAATGGTCTTCAAGAGGTCTTTCAACCGGAAGGGAACACTGGCTTTGGGTCCTTGCTATCGGAGATAGAGAAGGTGTGCCACGCCCTTGAGGTCCCAGTAGGTGTGAAAGAGGTGGGCTGGGGCATTGACGGTGATACAGCAGCACGTCTTTATGATGCAGGAGTAGCTTTTATTGATGTGGCGGGCGCAGGTGGAACCTCTTGGAGTCAGGTGGAAAAATTCCGGAGTGTAGACCCTATACGGCGCGCAGCCGCTGAGGCTTTTGCGGACTGGGGTATTCCGACGGCTGAGTGCATTACAGAGGTACGCGGAGTCTCCCCGAAGGGGGCTTTGATTGGCAGCGGCGGATTGAAGCATGGCGTAGATGCAGCAAAAGCATTGGCACTTGGTGCTGATTTAGCAGGCTTTGGTCGCAATCTGTTAGGGCCGGCTGTAGATTCTGAGGAGGCGCTTGACGCTGCATTAGCTCAAGTAGAGCTGGAGCTTAAAATAGCGATGTTTGGCATTGGTGCTCCCGATTTAGCAACTTTACGTGGTACTTCCCGTTTAATACGTAAATAA
- a CDS encoding GNAT family N-acetyltransferase, with amino-acid sequence MMIKLVHMDESAFQFFLGQATRDYAEDKIKAGAWDPEIAMKLSEEAITKSLPKGLSTDGAYLYSIVEISSDIQVGYIWFNVSEGRSGREAFIYDFYIFEPYQSKGYGKQAMVALDEEAREMNVTKIGLHVFGQNNRAFELYKKMGYTVTDITMSKDL; translated from the coding sequence ATGATGATTAAACTGGTCCATATGGACGAATCCGCCTTTCAATTTTTCTTAGGTCAAGCTACCCGTGATTACGCTGAAGATAAGATTAAAGCCGGCGCTTGGGATCCTGAAATCGCGATGAAGCTGTCTGAGGAAGCCATAACAAAGTCTCTACCTAAAGGATTGAGCACAGATGGCGCTTATCTATATTCTATAGTAGAAATAAGTAGTGATATCCAGGTGGGATACATCTGGTTTAATGTAAGTGAAGGCCGCAGCGGCCGAGAAGCTTTCATTTATGATTTCTATATTTTTGAACCGTATCAGAGTAAAGGCTATGGCAAGCAGGCTATGGTCGCACTCGATGAAGAAGCCCGTGAGATGAACGTCACCAAAATCGGGTTACATGTCTTCGGTCAGAACAATCGTGCATTTGAGCTCTACAAAAAAATGGGATATACCGTAACTGACATCACGATGTCTAAAGATTTGTAA
- a CDS encoding S41 family peptidase, translating into MRPTIVSLVVVSAVALLLLVSCNSGDLPGKKQSESEQVQASPVAPVVSSKVAEEQSEVALTPLTVEQRLEDFDYMWNIIEENYPFFEVNKRLNGEDWLANKEEYRNKIAAVKTDDEFLEEMTFVLSRLNNGHTAFISKEEYPWYLYIYTRLGYGFEPWVNVFKQPNVLARYNQKPLNEQTSSDEINKNNNMVEEEGERKETSGNVEKVIIEPDQIAYLGMRSFGGHLMEMDSAEIRDFLKQVKDFKTLILDIRGNGGGSSDYWRIHIVPQLINKPITYNTYYLYRGGDYAEAFMQARQLTEGLQPIANIKDEQLPEMPPEANKIFKNYNKKVDIVTPYQSVGFKGKIYLLVDRSVYSSSEGLAAFAKGTGFATVVGEKTGGDGLGTDPLVVALSNSGYLFRFSLQMGLNSDGSCNEEVKTVPDIEVDPDKSKPLLDQPAIMKVLELASSKGK; encoded by the coding sequence TTGAGACCAACGATTGTATCGCTGGTGGTTGTTTCGGCAGTTGCATTACTATTACTGGTCAGCTGCAACAGTGGGGATTTGCCAGGGAAAAAGCAATCTGAATCAGAACAAGTTCAGGCAAGTCCGGTTGCGCCGGTAGTCTCTTCAAAGGTAGCGGAAGAACAATCGGAAGTAGCGTTAACACCATTGACGGTAGAACAAAGGTTAGAGGATTTTGATTATATGTGGAACATTATTGAAGAGAATTATCCTTTCTTTGAAGTGAACAAGCGTTTAAACGGAGAGGATTGGCTTGCGAACAAAGAGGAGTACCGCAATAAAATTGCAGCTGTGAAAACGGATGATGAATTTTTGGAGGAAATGACATTTGTACTTAGTAGATTGAATAATGGGCATACGGCCTTCATTTCTAAGGAAGAATACCCTTGGTATCTATATATCTATACGCGGTTAGGTTATGGTTTTGAGCCATGGGTCAACGTGTTTAAGCAGCCCAATGTATTGGCTCGATATAACCAGAAACCTTTAAATGAGCAGACAAGTTCTGATGAAATTAATAAGAATAACAATATGGTGGAAGAGGAAGGGGAAAGAAAAGAGACGTCGGGAAATGTAGAGAAGGTCATTATAGAGCCTGATCAAATAGCGTATCTAGGCATGCGAAGCTTTGGTGGCCATCTCATGGAGATGGACAGTGCCGAGATCAGAGATTTTTTAAAACAGGTAAAGGACTTCAAAACTCTAATCCTAGATATTCGTGGAAATGGGGGAGGGAGTAGTGATTATTGGCGCATTCACATAGTTCCTCAGTTGATTAATAAGCCTATTACTTATAATACATATTATCTTTATAGGGGAGGCGACTATGCCGAGGCCTTTATGCAGGCACGTCAGCTGACAGAAGGGCTACAGCCTATTGCCAACATCAAAGATGAACAGTTGCCCGAAATGCCGCCAGAAGCTAACAAAATATTTAAGAACTATAACAAAAAAGTTGATATAGTAACTCCTTATCAATCTGTTGGATTCAAGGGGAAGATCTATTTGCTTGTAGATAGATCGGTATATTCATCTTCGGAAGGATTGGCCGCTTTTGCTAAAGGAACCGGATTTGCTACGGTTGTAGGCGAAAAAACTGGGGGAGACGGTCTGGGAACAGACCCTCTCGTAGTAGCATTATCGAATAGTGGTTATTTATTTAGATTTTCACTCCAAATGGGTCTTAACTCTGATGGGAGCTGCAATGAGGAGGTAAAGACAGTACCTGACATTGAGGTTGATCCAGATAAATCCAAGCCACTACTAGACCAGCCGGCGATAATGAAGGTACTAGAGCTTGCGAGTTCTAAAGGAAAATGA